A genomic window from Vitis riparia cultivar Riparia Gloire de Montpellier isolate 1030 chromosome 18, EGFV_Vit.rip_1.0, whole genome shotgun sequence includes:
- the LOC117907350 gene encoding uncharacterized oxidoreductase At4g09670-like codes for MAETPIQFGILGCAEIARKVSRAITLAPNATLYAVGSRSLEKATRFAAANGFPPSAKIYGSYEAVLDDPDVDAVYVPLPTSLHLKWAVLAAEKKKHVLLEKPVALNVAELDQILEACESNGVQFMDGTMWMHHPRTAKMKELLSDPQHFGQLKSVQSCFTYLATSDFHENNIRVKPDLDALGALGDVGWYCIRAILFAVDYELPKSVKALPGTVFNEAGVLTSCGASLLWEDGKVATFNCSFQANLTMNITAIGTKGTLQVQDFVIPVKEDSAAFSAGIESWFNDLVTGWKTMPSEHVVTTDLPQEALMVKEFSGLVADIKRNGSKLEQKWPTLSRKTQLVLDAVKVSIERGLEPVEL; via the exons ATGGCCGAAACGCCGATCCAATTCGGGATTTTGGGCTGCGCCGAAATAGCACGCAAGGTATCGAGAGCGATAACGCTCGCCCCCAACGCCACGCTGTACGCCGTCGGCAGCCGTTCGCTGGAGAAGGCCACGAGATTCGCCGCCGCCAACGGATTCCCTCCCTCGGCTAAGATTTACGGCAGCTACGAGGCGGTGCTGGACGACCCCGACGTGGACGCCGTGTACGTGCCGCTGCCCACGAGCTTGCACTTGAAGTGGGCGGTGCTGGCGGCggagaagaagaagcatgtGCTTCTGGAGAAGCCTGTGGCTCTGAATGTGGCGGAGTTGGATCAGATCTTGGAGGCGTGCGAATCCAATGGAGTGCAGTTTATGGACGGTACGATGTGGATGCACCACCCTCGGACGGCTAAGATGAAGGAGCTCCTCTCCGATCCGCAGCATTTTGGTCAACTCAAATCG GTGCAATCCTGCTTCACATATTTGGCTACTTCTGATTTTCATGAGAATAACATTCGTGTTAAGCCAGACCTTGATGCCCTTGGTGCTCTTGGTGATGTTGGGTGGTACTGCATTAGGGCAATCCTGTTTGCTGTTGACTATGAACTGCCTAAATCAGTGAAAGCTTTGCCTGGGACTGTTTTCAATGAAGCAGGGGTACTTACATCATGCGGGGCTTCTCTACTATGGGAAGATGGCAAAGTAGCAACCTTCAATTGCTCCTTCCAAGCCAATTTGACAATGAATATAACTGCTATTGGAACAAAGGGAACTTTGCAGGTTCAGGACTTCGTTATTCCTGTTAAAGAGGACAGTGCCGCTTTTTCTGCTGGTATAGAGTCTTGGTTCAATGACCTCGTGACAGGGTGGAAAACAATGCCAAGCGAGCATGTCGTCACAACAGATCTTCCTCAGGAGGCTCTCATGGTGAAAGAATTTTCCGGTTTGGTTGCAGACATTAAAAGAAATGGTTCAAAACTTGAGCAAAAGTGGCCAACTCTCAGTCGGAAGACACAGCTGGTGCTGGATGCTGTGAAGGTCTCAATCGAGAGGGGGCTTGAGCCCGTTGAGCTTTAG
- the LOC117906329 gene encoding uncharacterized oxidoreductase At4g09670-like, producing MAETLIQFGILGCAEVARKVSRAITLAPNATLYAVGSRSLEKATRFATANGFPPSAKIYGSYEAVLDDPNVDAVYMPLPTSLHLKWAVLAAEKEKHVLLEKPAALNVAELDQILEACESNGVQFMDGSMWLHHPRTAKMKEFLSDPQRFGQLKSVQSCFTFLADSDFLENDIRVKPDLDALGVLGDVGWYCIGAILFAADYELPKSVIALPGTVFNKAGVLTSCGASLIWEDGKVATFNCSFEANLTMNVTVIGTKGTLQVHDFVIPFKEDSVSFSAGIESWFNELVTGWRTMPSEHVVTTNLPQDALMVREFSGLVADIKRNGSKPEQKWPTISRKTQLVLDAVKAALERGL from the exons ATGGCCGAAACGCTGATCCAATTCGGGATTTTGGGCTGCGCCGAGGTAGCGCGCAAGGTATCGAGAGCGATAACGCTAGCTCCCAATGCCACGCTGTACGCCGTCGGCAGCCGTTCGCTGGAGAAGGCCACGAGATTCGCCACCGCCAACGGATTCCCTCCCTCGGCTAAGATTTACGGCAGCTACGAGGCGGTGCTGGACGACCCCAACGTTGACGCCGTGTACATGCCGCTGCCGACGAGCTTGCACTTGAAGTGGGCAGTGCTGGCGGCGGAGAAGGAGAAGCATGTGCTTCTGGAGAAGCCTGCGGCTCTGAATGTGGCGGAGTTGGATCAGATTTTGGAGGCGTGCGAATCCAATGGAGTGCAGTTTATGGACGGCTCAATGTGGCTGCACCACCCTCGGACGGCTAAGATGAAGGAGTTCCTTTCCGATCCGCAGCGTTTTGGACAACTCAAATCG GTGCAATCCTGCTTTACATTTTTGGCTGATTCTGATTTTCTTGAGAATGACATTCGTGTTAAGCCAGACCTTGATGCCCTTGGTGTTCTTGGTGATGTTGGGTGGTATTGCATCGGGGCAATCCTGTTTGCTGCTGACTATGAACTGCCTAAATCAGTGATAGCTTTGCCTGGGACTGTTTTCAATAAAGCAGGGGTACTTACATCATGCGGGGCCTCTCTAATATGGGAAGATGGGAAAGTGGCGACCTTCAACTGCTCTTTCGAAGCCAATTTGACAATGAATGTAACTGTTATTGGAACAAAGGGAACTTTGCAGGTTCATGACTTCGTTATTCCTTTTAAGGAGGACAGCGTTTCTTTTTCCGCTGGTATAGAGTCTTGGTTCAATGAACTCGTGACAGGGTGGAGAACAATGCCAAGCGAGCATGTCGTCACAACAAATCTTCCTCAGGACGCTCTCATGGTGAGAGAATTTTCCGGTTTGGTTGCAGACATCAAAAGAAATGGTTCAAAACCTGAACAAAAGTGGCCAACTATCAGTAGGAAGACGCAACTGGTGCTGGATGCTGTGAAGGCCGCACTTGAGCGGGGGCTTTAG